In a genomic window of Saccharothrix sp. HUAS TT1:
- a CDS encoding LysE family translocator has translation MVDPGLYLAFLLAAVALCATPGPDVLFVVAVGGRGGPVTGLLAALGVATGALVHVVAAMLGLSALFASLPTLYHVLRWVGAAYLLYLAVKAFRDRTPLGGGGGGEVGRTSRWRAYGQGAVTNLLNPKVILFNIAFLPQFVRPEGDVPLQFLVLGLTLVLVGLAVDATVGLLAGRLGAALRRSARVARGLSVFSGAVFAGLAVRLVASPD, from the coding sequence GTGGTGGACCCCGGGCTGTACCTCGCGTTCCTGCTCGCCGCCGTGGCGCTGTGCGCGACGCCCGGACCCGACGTGCTGTTCGTCGTCGCGGTCGGCGGGCGGGGCGGTCCGGTCACCGGGCTGCTCGCCGCCCTGGGGGTGGCGACCGGCGCGCTGGTGCACGTGGTCGCGGCGATGCTGGGGCTGTCCGCGCTGTTCGCGTCCCTGCCGACGCTGTACCACGTGCTGCGCTGGGTCGGTGCGGCGTACCTGCTGTACCTGGCGGTGAAGGCGTTCCGCGACCGCACGCCGCTCGGCGGCGGCGGCGGCGGCGAGGTCGGGCGCACCAGCCGGTGGCGGGCCTACGGGCAGGGCGCGGTGACGAACCTGCTCAACCCCAAGGTGATCCTGTTCAACATCGCGTTCCTGCCCCAGTTCGTCCGCCCCGAGGGCGACGTCCCGCTGCAGTTCCTGGTGCTCGGCCTGACCCTGGTGCTGGTCGGCCTGGCCGTCGACGCCACCGTCGGCCTGCTGGCCGGCCGCCTCGGCGCGGCGCTGCGCCGCAGCGCCCGGGTGGCGCGCGGGCTGAGCGTGTTCAGCGGCGCGGTGTTCGCCGGCCTGGCCGTGCGCCTGGTCGCGTCCCCGGACTAG
- a CDS encoding DNA/RNA non-specific endonuclease has product MVKKKNGLQASLRRFVRTRGADYLRDPNVSSIGIGHKVVDGRPTNEVAIQFTVRQKAEPEALRALGTAPLPEAIEVDGVAVPTDVLQRDYRVDFRVVEETAGDVRKTRVDPVVPGVSVGHVRVSAGTFGCVVYDRVDGTPYALSNWHVLHGPTGALGDDVVQPGVHDDNRTDRNRLGRLVRSHLGAAGDCAIATIEDRAFEAAVLDLGVTPDQLGEPELGDKVVKSGRTTGVTHGVVRRVDTLVKIDYGPGVGQRQIGCFEIGPDPARPAPGGEISTGGDSGAAWVFKASNGRVGRTLAGLHFAGEAGASADEHALACLPGSVFEKLGVALRPPARVEAVAVGFDEDFLGTPAGVPVLGDAARADAVELNGSPVIDYTHFSLAQSKSRRFAFWVAWNIDGGGLRSIDRAGIPFVLDPRLPAEFQVGDELYRGNRLDRGHLARRADLLWGPKAVAEKANVDSFYFTNITPQMDDFNQSARQGLWGRLEDAVMADADVDDLRVSVYGGPVFRPDDRVFRGVALPREYWKVIAFVSGGALTARAFVLTQDLNHLESLELDEFRVFQVALAEVEQRCGFTFPAALAAADTLVLPVSLDDRAPLAALSDIRW; this is encoded by the coding sequence ATGGTCAAGAAGAAGAACGGTCTGCAGGCGTCGTTGCGGCGGTTCGTGCGGACCAGGGGCGCCGACTACCTGCGCGACCCGAACGTCTCCTCGATCGGCATCGGCCACAAGGTCGTCGACGGCAGGCCGACGAACGAGGTCGCCATCCAGTTCACCGTCCGGCAGAAGGCCGAGCCGGAGGCGTTGCGCGCGCTCGGCACCGCGCCGCTGCCGGAGGCGATCGAGGTGGACGGCGTCGCCGTGCCCACCGACGTGCTGCAGCGCGACTACCGCGTCGACTTCCGGGTGGTGGAGGAGACGGCCGGTGACGTGCGCAAGACGCGCGTCGACCCCGTCGTGCCGGGCGTCAGCGTCGGCCACGTGCGGGTGTCCGCGGGCACGTTCGGCTGCGTCGTGTACGACCGGGTCGACGGCACCCCGTACGCGCTGAGCAACTGGCACGTCCTGCACGGGCCGACCGGCGCGCTGGGCGACGACGTGGTGCAGCCCGGCGTGCACGACGACAACCGCACCGACCGCAACCGGCTCGGCCGGCTCGTCCGCTCGCACCTGGGCGCGGCGGGCGACTGCGCCATCGCCACCATCGAGGACCGGGCGTTCGAGGCGGCGGTCCTCGACCTGGGCGTGACCCCGGACCAGCTCGGCGAGCCGGAACTGGGCGACAAGGTGGTCAAGAGCGGCCGGACGACCGGCGTGACGCACGGCGTGGTCCGGCGCGTCGACACCCTCGTGAAGATCGACTACGGCCCCGGCGTCGGGCAGCGGCAGATCGGCTGCTTCGAGATCGGGCCGGACCCCGCGCGCCCCGCGCCCGGCGGCGAGATCAGCACGGGTGGCGACTCCGGCGCGGCGTGGGTGTTCAAGGCGTCGAACGGCCGGGTCGGCCGGACCCTGGCGGGCCTGCACTTCGCGGGCGAGGCGGGCGCCAGTGCGGACGAGCACGCGCTGGCGTGCCTGCCCGGCTCGGTGTTCGAGAAGCTGGGCGTGGCGCTGCGGCCCCCGGCGCGGGTCGAGGCGGTCGCGGTCGGGTTCGACGAGGACTTCCTCGGCACGCCTGCGGGCGTCCCGGTGCTGGGCGACGCGGCGCGGGCCGACGCGGTCGAGCTGAACGGCTCCCCGGTGATCGACTACACGCACTTCTCGCTGGCGCAGAGCAAGTCCCGGCGGTTCGCGTTCTGGGTGGCGTGGAACATCGACGGCGGCGGGCTGCGGTCGATCGACCGCGCCGGCATCCCGTTCGTGCTCGACCCGCGACTGCCGGCGGAGTTCCAGGTCGGCGACGAGCTGTACCGGGGCAACCGGCTCGACCGCGGCCACCTGGCGCGCCGCGCTGACCTGCTGTGGGGGCCGAAGGCGGTGGCCGAGAAGGCCAACGTGGACTCGTTCTACTTCACCAACATCACGCCGCAGATGGACGACTTCAACCAGAGCGCGCGGCAGGGGCTGTGGGGGCGGCTGGAGGACGCCGTCATGGCCGACGCGGACGTGGACGACCTGCGGGTGAGCGTCTACGGTGGCCCGGTGTTCCGGCCGGACGACCGGGTGTTCCGGGGCGTGGCGCTGCCGCGCGAGTACTGGAAGGTGATCGCGTTCGTGTCGGGCGGCGCGCTGACGGCGCGGGCGTTCGTGCTGACCCAGGACCTGAACCACCTGGAGTCGCTGGAACTGGACGAGTTCCGGGTGTTCCAGGTGGCGCTGGCCGAGGTGGAGCAGCGGTGCGGCTTCACGTTCCCGGCGGCGTTGGCGGCGGCCGACACGCTGGTGCTGCCGGTGTCGCTGGACGACCGCGCGCCGCTGGCCGCGTTGAGCGACATCCGGTGGTGA